The sequence atttttaaaaattttgttaaacaaatttcagaattttttgatcatctcattgggatttattaagagtataatagggaattaaatcgtgaaaaaattatgaaaatatctcttatagtttttccgtacctgcgatttaaattttgaaattttcgagaaaaaccaattatttggcaatttttaggccaagagctctattttcttactcttatgaattttaagcaaaacttaattagaatattatagtccagataattctaaatatactctgaaacttttactaaaatcaaaaaacattaacccttaaatcgtgaaggtcaaaggtcaaatttttcaatatttggaatttctcttggaaagattttgaaatgttcgaaatgttgtatatttttgggccgattttgatgaaatttaacaaaaatataacacaaagcctagtatttacaaaagcagcagaaaaattaaaattaaccctatatagcacttggtgttaaaatgaccccaaacttctaaaaccataaaaaattatgattttaaaagtttggtgtcattttaaccccaagtgccattaagcgttaatttccattcttgtgctgttattataaaccctaaagtttatgttatatttttgttaaatttcatcaaaatcggcccaaaaatatacaacatttcgatcatttcgaaatctttccaagagaaattccaaatattgaaaaattttacctttgaccttcacgatttaagggttaacgtcttccgattttagtagaagtttcagagtatattttgaattatctggactataatattctgaataggttttacttaaaattcataagagtaaggaaatagagctcattgtcctaaaaattgccaaataattggtttttctcgaaaatttcaaaatttaaatcgcaggtacggaaaaactataagagatattttcataattttttcacatttttattccctattatactcttaataaatcccaatgagatgatcaaaaaattctgaaatttgtttaacaaaatttttaaaaatttgaaaatggagttttgaaactgccgttaaaaaaattaaatttttttgttcatacctaagaataggttaacggtatcctacgaagacaaaaactcatatacaagtaaatatggacatattttaagtaaaaatgagcttttattttaatatttctcaaaatatgttaattttgttcctacatttcatgttctagtggcctaagacacgttaatggcctggcgaatttttaataactttaacattttttgaccgatttctgttttttatgtctcattagaacgacaattacgtacacatttcgattcttttaaattaaattacaaaagtaattttttaatgtcaaaatttttacaaaaactgaaaaaaatgcattttttccccttgtaaatgcatctcaaaacttcagagggcttgcggcacgtcttaaccccaaccgatttacctaaaaatttttcaggatgatttttttgctaatgttcaccaaactggagggtgagaatggccaaaatccaactttcgtttattaagggccaccctaatgcatACCCATCACAAATATTAAGAGTATTGCAAGCTTGAAAGGATTGTATAGCTTTACTTACATATATGATTTCGCAAGTAagtatgtattaaataaattaacacatgcttacaaaaattttcaaataaaacttggctttttcacatgaacaaatatttaatattttcaccaACTTTCTattaacaaatatataaattgccCATAGCAAAACTTTTCCTTAACTTTTCCTTACATATGACTGCATCTAAAGTTCCATTTCATTGCTATAGAGATAAAAGACAGCAAGACAACTAAGTAAATATTTggtgcaaaaaaacaaaaaaaaaactaacttattaaatttgaatactcgttaaaacttttaacaaatatgtattttagaagaaattctaaataaactttttctataaatttactttattttccttttaaaaccACAAAAACCAAAATACAATATATCTATGCTCTATACGTTTTTTTGGCAAAAGAAAATGTCTTCTTTATAAAActgaaaactataaatattttcgttattacttaaattttctattaaagatTATTAAACAAcagcaaatatttaataaagcaCAAGATTATACAAAGAACGAAAGTGAAGCAaaaaacattaagaaaatatttaaaacttttctatgtttttgattttaaatgatgGTTGTTGTTTAAAGCAAGTAAAAGTTTTGCTCTCCCTACCCCCTTCACTAAAAAATATGTTCTGTTCAAAAGTATCCAAGAATTCACAAAACAGTCAGTCAAGTTGTAGGGATTCAAACATttgccaaaaaagaaaaatcttcgtgatttgtatgtaaaaaaaatttaaataaatttcgtaTTTCTGCGCAAAGCATGGGGAACATTCATTTGgggaatatttattgaaaactttttaaagaatttattttaataaagttttctattcacaagaattttttattgtttaataaaaacgtTTTCtttaaatcaactaacaactatttgaaatgtaattttaagcaaatctaatgaaatatttaaaaagttgtgaacagaaagttttaaattatttggtgGGGAGGGGTTTAAAAGAGTGATAATATGAGCAATTGTTTAacactttttgtaaaataaaacagcGAATAGAAGAGTCTACTTGAAAGTGTTTTAAGAAGTAGTGTTAAGGAAcctctagttcagttctagttcaggttctagttcaggttctagttcaggttctagttcaggttctagttcaggttctagttcaggttctagttcaggttctagttcaggttctagttcaggttctagttcaggttctagttcaggttctagttcaggttctagttcaggttctagttcaggttctagttcaggttctagttcaggttctagttcaggttctagttcaggttctagttcaggttctagttcaggttctagttcaggttctagttcaggttctagttcaggttctagttcaggttctagttcaggttctagttcaggttctagttcaggttctagttcaggttctaattcaggttctagttcaggttctagttcaggttctagttcaggttctagttcaggttctagttcaggttctagttcaggttctagttcaggttctagttcaggttctagttcaggttctagttcaggttctagttcaggttctagttcaggttctagttcaggttctagttcaggttctagttcaggttctagttcaggttctagttcaggttctagttcaggttctagttcaggttctagttcaggttctagttcaggttctagttcaggttctagttcaggttctagttcaggttctagttcaggttctagttcaggttctagttcaggttctagttcaggttctagttcaggttctagttcaggttctagttcaggttctagttcaggttcaggttctagttcaggttttagttcaggttctagttcaggttctagttcaggttttagttcaggttctagttcaggttctagttcagttctagttcagttctagttcagttctagttcagttctagttcagttctagttcagttctagttcagttctagttcagttctagttcagttctagttcagttctagttcagttctagttcagttctagttcagttctagttcagttctagttcagttctagttcagttctagttcagttctagttcagttctagttcagttctagttcagttctagttcagttctagttcagttctagttcagttctagttcagttctagttcagttctagttcagttctagttcagttctagttcagttctagttcagttctagttcagttctagttcagttctagttcagttctagttcagttctagttcagttctagttcagttctagttcagttctagttcagttctagttcagttctagttcagttctagttcagttctagttcagttctagttcagttctagttcagttctagttcagttctagttcagttctagttcagttctagttcagttctagttcagttctagttcagttctagttcagttctagttcagttctagttcagttctagttcagttctagttcagttctagttcagttctagttcagttctagttcagttctagttcagttctagttcagttctagttcagttctagttcagttctagttcagttctagttcagttctagttcagttctagttcagttctagttcagttctagtttcaATCTCGTTGCGAACAGACGTGTCTATAAAGTGCTCGtattaaatatcgatttacttCATAAATAAGCggccaaaattaaaataaaatacaaactatcaaaaagtattgaaaaacctaaaatttggtgttgaaaaattgcaaaatcaATAGATTTGTGGTTGTAAAATTGCTAAATTAATCCAaattataaaacacaaaaacctaaaacataaataaatatctacatcaacacaaaaatacaaaacagaGAAATAAGCAAAATGAGTAACGTTCTCTGCAGTCAGTGTAAtaatataataacaacaacaaactttGTGAAATGCCATAACTGCAACGCCAATTATCATTTCTCTACGTGTTCTCCCTTATCGGAATCTACATACACCACTATGACTGTTGAGAAGAAAATGAACTGGAGATGTCATGTGTGTAAACCTCGGAGTAAATCTCCTAATAACATCTATCAAGCTTTCGTGTTTGATGAGAATAATCAACAAAAGCAGATACGAGACGATACCATTTCTGAAGAAAATGACAGAgcgaaaaaattcaaagagtCTCTGTCTTTTAACTCAGTAAATTCGAAACTCTGCTCTGTCCAATCTGATGTAACAgaattaaaatcggacatgaAGGAAATAAAATCACAAATTGAAATGCTTGCATCAAATGTAAATACGTccaatttacaaattaaagaCGAAATACAATCAGCACTCTCAACTATTACTCAAACTTTATCAACTCTAGTAGCTCAAGTGAGTCAGTTAAACGATAAAGACAAAcaaagagaaaaacaaattaacaataTGGAGATGCGTATGAACAAAATTGAACAACAAATGATCGCTAAAAACATTGAGATTAAAAACATTGATAATAAACAAATCTCTCCTTTCGATGTCGTCAAAAAAATAGCAGCTTCGCGAAACGTTGAGATCAAAGAAGAAGATATTAGCAAGGCTTATCGTTTGAAGAGACAAGAAAGCAAAATTATTGTCGAGTTCCTCTCTCTGgataaaaaaacagaatttatgAGCAAAATAGAAAGGCATAGAGTAGAAGGATCAATTATAAACGGCAATGATaacaataatagcaaatatatttatataaatgacCAGCTTATCTACAATTACCGCCAGCTTCTATGGGTAGCAAAGACCAAAGCTCATGAAGCTAATTGGAAGTTCGTTTGGGTTCGAAATGGCAACATATTTGCGCGTAAAAATGAAAATAGTCCATCGATAATTATCAACAATGCTGCCGATATTGAGTCCATAACATccacaatttaaatttacaatttgcacgcatttagttaattaattaaaaaatatatattaaaaaataaaaactttcttatacaattttaacactaacttttttaaataaaaatgaaaaacaatcaTAAACAAACATTATCCTCTTTTAAAGAAATTGATATTGAATATTTAAGTTATCCCATGTCACTAATTTACATGAACATCCGTTCACTACGGTTGAATTTTGCTACTTTTCTCATCagcataaacaaaataataaacaaaataaaattcataattctCGTTGAAACAAATATAAATGATAGCGAGAATGACTTCTATAATATACGAGGCTTTAACTCAATATTCCTAAATAGAGAAGGTAAAGGTGGGGGTATAGCTGTATATATAAATGAGAATATCAACTATACTCCAGTTTCCTTAAACACAAACtcttttgaattattacaaactGATGTAatcataaataacaaaacaatttctCTTCTCTCCGTGTATCGTCCCCCTGATCAAAAAGCTTTAGAATTCATAAACGAACTCGAATCAATAGTTGCtcaaataaacaacaaacaagAAATCATCATTGTAGGAGACATAAATATAgacataaaaaaagaaaacaaaacaacaacaacatacctAGATATGTTAATGTCGAATGGATTGCAATGTTTGATAACTGAGAGCACACGTGAAGACTTAAACAACAACACAAGTACTTGTATtgatcatttatttattaaaataaacaaagcaaACACACAAACTCATGctgcaataataacaacaacaatatcagATCACTACTCTCTTTTCTGCAGTATAAACAAACAAGAAACCCATCAGGGTAGGGAAAACCAAATTACTCAGGGGCCACATTTAAATaactatataataaataaaaaaataaaacaagtaaattGGAATGAACTAATAAATCAAACTCAAAATATAAAtgatatatataataaaatatatgagaaattcagagaaatttacaatagttcatgtaaaaaaacaacaacacgcAAAAAAAGATCTTCTAATCAATGGATTAGTGAAGACTTAATAAAACATTGTGACATACGtgataaactttttaaaaaatggagaaaaaataaaaataacaaaaatattgaaaatgaatacaaaacatttagaaatcaattaaataaaaaaataataaatgccaAAAACAACTATTATCgtcaaaaatttattgaaaacaaaaatgataTGCGCGCTACATggcaaataataaatgaaattattgggaaaaaatccactaacattgatgatattttactaaaaaactttaaaaatgaaaatgtaaCTAATATTGTGAActgttttgcaaataattttcaagaaaatgtTAATAATCTAATCCATAATTgtaatataaaaacattaaacactACTGATTATACCCAACAAAACTCAATGTATCTCTCACAAACAgatgaaaatgaaatatttggtatcttaaaaacattaaatataaaaaaaggtgCTGGAATTGATCACATTCGACCAAAAGACCTGAAAAATAATGCTAGTCTTATTACACCAGTGCTAACCAAACTAATAAATAACAGTTTAGAAAATGCAACTGTAccaaacctgttaaaaacttcAATTATTAGACCTATTTTTAAAAGTGGTTGTAAATCGGAATATAACAATTATAGACCGATAGCAATACTTCCAATAATTGAAAAGATCTTAGAAGAAGTAGTTGTTAGAAGACTTTCAGCATTTTtgacaaaatacaaaattataaataaaaaccagtTCGGATTCCAAAAAGGAAAAAGCATTAATAAGCTGCTAGGAAACTTCTCAAACGTTATCAACACCTGTCTAAGCAAAAACCAACATTGTCTAGTACTATTCATTGATTTTAGTAAAGCGTTTGATACTCTGTCACATACAAAACTAATTCAAATTCTAGACAGAAATGGAATCAGGGGAAATGCATTAAACTGGTTCAAAAGCTATCTCGAATTCAGATCATACAGAGTAAAGATGAATGATACATTAAGTAATGAAATGGTATCGCAATATGGAGTACCTCAGGGATCGAAGCTAGGGCCAATTCTGTATATAATATATGCAAACGATATGATGAGATATTTGCAGGAAAGCACAACATTTGCCTATGCAGATGATACTGCAATCATCGTAGCGGACAAAAACATACACATTGCCACAAAAACAATGCAAAAGCAACTAGACATTGCAACAAAATGGTGTCATGACAATGGATTAATTATTAATGCTACGAAGACAAAATTAATGCACATCAAGCCTCGACATCTTATTGAGTTtcctattgaaataaaatttcatagcgCCGAATGCCTTCACCAAAAAATACTACTCAACAATAATAGTAATGAAACATGCACCACAAACATTGAATTAGTACAATCATACAAATACCTAGGTGTCTATATAGATAGTGCTTTCAAATGGAAAATACAAGTTGAAAATGTTCGAAAAAAGCTCCGGAAATCAGCATACATATTGTACCACCTAAGTTGCTGTGCGACATATAGTGTGCTAAGACAAGCGTACTTTTCTCTCGCAGAGTCTTATATAAGACATGGGATTGCCGCTTGGGGTAGCGCTACACATTGCAGAAGTTTGCAAAAATCACAAaaccaaataataaaattactgtGGAAAAATCATCGTTTCTCAATAAACACAAACATATTTGCAAATACCTCAACCAACAACAACACGTTTCTCAACACAAATGTCAACAACACAAACATCAACAACTATATAACAAACAacacaaataataatacaacaATAAACACATACAATAACAACTCAACTGTCCTGAACACCAACAGCTCCaaccaattaaatttaaacaacaatatATACAACACTAATAGCTCAACTATGTACACAACTAACAACATATCATCC comes from Calliphora vicina chromosome 2, idCalVici1.1, whole genome shotgun sequence and encodes:
- the LOC135950433 gene encoding uncharacterized protein LOC135950433, whose product is MSNVLCSQCNNIITTTNFVKCHNCNANYHFSTCSPLSESTYTTMTVEKKMNWRCHVCKPRSKSPNNIYQAFVFDENNQQKQIRDDTISEENDRAKKFKESLSFNSVNSKLCSVQSDVTELKSDMKEIKSQIEMLASNVNTSNLQIKDEIQSALSTITQTLSTLVAQVSQLNDKDKQREKQINNMEMRMNKIEQQMIAKNIEIKNIDNKQISPFDVVKKIAASRNVEIKEEDISKAYRLKRQESKIIVEFLSLDKKTEFMSKIERHRVEGSIINGNDNNNSKYIYINDQLIYNYRQLLWVAKTKAHEANWKFVWVRNGNIFARKNENSPSIIINNAADIESITSTI